A window of Bufo gargarizans isolate SCDJY-AF-19 chromosome 9, ASM1485885v1, whole genome shotgun sequence contains these coding sequences:
- the C9H19orf54 gene encoding UPF0692 protein C19orf54 homolog isoform X1, producing the protein MWPYMDNLSSGCAPMPEEDEANNIHGPPPPLPPPPPPPVLCPPPQFQVKSKFFKKVAENSDPSVGGCEELKRVIRNQQERFGRHLKWLLYNQHIPSLIQEGPQCGLVALWMAGGILSNDHEVTLDYIVQVATLRGYTIHGEMFSADNMSCLAENVFGCHCEILTGGMEGGNRERILAHLLAGLPVLIPYDEDFNHEPCQRDGHRAHWAVISGILLGMQNCSFDPDPETPRLFHPPPRPCALNTDDIEQIYLVAKQGKSLRYQLWEYESLSHSNSQLLHLDPKRTCDGNVYVVPEGGVKAGLCGKILLLKHLAH; encoded by the exons atgtggccttacATGGACAACCTTTCATCTGGTTGCG CACCCATGccggaggaggatgaagcaaatAACATTCACGGACCTCCGCCACCACTGCCACCTCCACCACCGCCACCAGTGCTCTGCCCTCCTCCTCAATTTCAGGTGAAAAGCAAGTTCTTTAAGAAGGTAGCAGAGAACAGTGACCCCTCTGTCGGAGGATGCGAAGAGTTAAAAAGGGTGATCAGGAATCAACAGGAACG ATTCGGCAGACATTTAAAATGGCTCCTGTATAACCAGCACATCCCATCCCTCATACAGGAGGGGCCTCA GTGCGGTCTTGTTGCCTTGTGGATGGCAGGGGGCATACTGAGCAATGACCATGAGGTGACACTTGACTACATTGTACAAGTGGCAACTTTAAGGGGCTACACCATCCATGGGGAAATGTTCTCAG CGGATAACATGTCCTGCCTCGCAGAGAATGTTTTTGGCTGTCACTGTGAAATCCTGACAGGAGGAATGGAAGGCGGGAACAGAGAGAGAATCTTGGCTCACCTGCTAGCCGGGCTCCCTGTTCTCATCCC ATATGATGAAGACTTCAATCATGAGCCGTGCCAGAGAGATGGACACCGGGCACACTGGGCAGTGATTTCAG GGATTCTTCTTGGAATGCAGAATTGCTCTTTTGATCCTGACCCTGAAACACCTAGGCTATTCCACCCACCACCCAGGCCATGTGCCCTCAACACGGATGACATAGAACAAATCTACCTCGTCGCCAAGCAGGGCAAGAGTCTCAGATACCAGCTGTGGGAATACGAGTCTCTGAGCCACAGTAATAGCCAGCTACTTCACCTAGACCCCAAGAGAACCTGCGACGGTAATGTCTATGTGGTGCCTGAAGGGGGCGTAAAAGCTGGGCTCTGTGGCAAAATTCTGCTCCTGAAACACTTGGCACATTGA
- the C9H19orf54 gene encoding UPF0692 protein C19orf54 homolog isoform X2 — protein MPEEDEANNIHGPPPPLPPPPPPPVLCPPPQFQVKSKFFKKVAENSDPSVGGCEELKRVIRNQQERFGRHLKWLLYNQHIPSLIQEGPQCGLVALWMAGGILSNDHEVTLDYIVQVATLRGYTIHGEMFSADNMSCLAENVFGCHCEILTGGMEGGNRERILAHLLAGLPVLIPYDEDFNHEPCQRDGHRAHWAVISGILLGMQNCSFDPDPETPRLFHPPPRPCALNTDDIEQIYLVAKQGKSLRYQLWEYESLSHSNSQLLHLDPKRTCDGNVYVVPEGGVKAGLCGKILLLKHLAH, from the exons ATGccggaggaggatgaagcaaatAACATTCACGGACCTCCGCCACCACTGCCACCTCCACCACCGCCACCAGTGCTCTGCCCTCCTCCTCAATTTCAGGTGAAAAGCAAGTTCTTTAAGAAGGTAGCAGAGAACAGTGACCCCTCTGTCGGAGGATGCGAAGAGTTAAAAAGGGTGATCAGGAATCAACAGGAACG ATTCGGCAGACATTTAAAATGGCTCCTGTATAACCAGCACATCCCATCCCTCATACAGGAGGGGCCTCA GTGCGGTCTTGTTGCCTTGTGGATGGCAGGGGGCATACTGAGCAATGACCATGAGGTGACACTTGACTACATTGTACAAGTGGCAACTTTAAGGGGCTACACCATCCATGGGGAAATGTTCTCAG CGGATAACATGTCCTGCCTCGCAGAGAATGTTTTTGGCTGTCACTGTGAAATCCTGACAGGAGGAATGGAAGGCGGGAACAGAGAGAGAATCTTGGCTCACCTGCTAGCCGGGCTCCCTGTTCTCATCCC ATATGATGAAGACTTCAATCATGAGCCGTGCCAGAGAGATGGACACCGGGCACACTGGGCAGTGATTTCAG GGATTCTTCTTGGAATGCAGAATTGCTCTTTTGATCCTGACCCTGAAACACCTAGGCTATTCCACCCACCACCCAGGCCATGTGCCCTCAACACGGATGACATAGAACAAATCTACCTCGTCGCCAAGCAGGGCAAGAGTCTCAGATACCAGCTGTGGGAATACGAGTCTCTGAGCCACAGTAATAGCCAGCTACTTCACCTAGACCCCAAGAGAACCTGCGACGGTAATGTCTATGTGGTGCCTGAAGGGGGCGTAAAAGCTGGGCTCTGTGGCAAAATTCTGCTCCTGAAACACTTGGCACATTGA